In the Pseudomonas sp. DTU_2021_1001937_2_SI_NGA_ILE_001 genome, one interval contains:
- the tpiA gene encoding triose-phosphate isomerase, which translates to MRRPMVAGNWKMHGTRASVAELIEGLAAQVLPGNVDVAVIPSSLHIGQVVDGLQSGLIMVGAQDAAVQAEQGALTGEIAAVQLVDAGCKLVLVGHSERRLLLGESDQVLNRKFAAIQASGLTPVLCIGETLEQREAGQTLEVVGQQLDSVIKAFGIQAFVNAVVAYEPVWAIGTGLTATPEQAQDVHAAIRAQLAKEDSEVAQGVRLLYGGSVKAANAAELFSMPDIDGGLVGGASLNADEFGAICRAAGN; encoded by the coding sequence ATGCGTCGCCCTATGGTAGCTGGTAACTGGAAAATGCACGGTACCCGCGCCAGCGTCGCTGAGCTGATCGAGGGTCTGGCGGCGCAGGTGTTGCCTGGCAACGTTGATGTCGCTGTGATTCCTTCGAGCCTGCACATTGGTCAGGTGGTTGATGGGCTCCAGAGCGGGCTGATCATGGTCGGTGCACAGGATGCGGCTGTACAGGCCGAGCAGGGTGCGCTGACAGGCGAGATCGCTGCGGTGCAGTTGGTCGACGCCGGTTGCAAGCTGGTGCTGGTTGGGCACTCCGAACGCCGCCTGTTGCTGGGCGAGTCCGATCAAGTGCTGAACCGCAAGTTCGCAGCCATCCAGGCCAGTGGCCTGACACCGGTACTGTGTATTGGTGAGACGCTGGAGCAGCGCGAGGCAGGGCAAACCCTTGAAGTGGTCGGGCAGCAGCTTGACAGTGTCATCAAGGCGTTTGGTATCCAGGCTTTCGTCAATGCCGTTGTTGCCTACGAGCCTGTATGGGCCATTGGCACCGGATTGACCGCAACGCCCGAGCAGGCGCAGGACGTGCACGCAGCGATTCGTGCGCAACTGGCCAAAGAGGATTCTGAAGTCGCGCAAGGTGTGCGGCTTCTCTATGGCGGCAGCGTGAAGGCGGCCAATGCGGCTGAGCTGTTCAGCATGCCGGATATCGATGGGGGGCTTGTAGGTGGAGCTTCCCTGAATGCAGATGAATTCGGT
- the glmM gene encoding phosphoglucosamine mutase — translation MTTKKYFGTDGIRGRVGQYPITPDFMLKLGWAAGMAFRRMGACRILVGKDTRISGYMFESALEAGLSAAGADVMLLGPMPTPAIAYLTRTFHAEAGIVISASHNPHYDNGIKFFSGKGTKLPDEIEMMIEELLDAPMTVVESASLGKVSRINDAAGRYIEFCKSSVPTGTSFAGLKLVVDCAHGATYKIAPNVFRELGAQVSVLAAQPNGLNINESCGSTHIEAVQAAVVAEKADLGIAFDGDGDRVLMVDHTGTVVDGDELMYIIARDMHQRDRLHGGVVGTLMSNLGLELGLADLGIPFVRANVGDRYVIAELLERNWLLGGENSGHVVCLQHTTTGDAIIAALQVLMALRRAGQTLAEARQQIRKCPQVLINVRFAGGVDPVTHPSVQEACARVTDEMAGRGRVLLRKSGTEPLVRVMVEGEDEAQVRGYAEELAKLVAEVCA, via the coding sequence ATGACTACCAAGAAATATTTCGGCACCGACGGTATTCGCGGTCGCGTTGGGCAATACCCCATCACCCCTGACTTCATGCTCAAGCTGGGCTGGGCCGCCGGTATGGCGTTCCGCCGCATGGGTGCCTGCCGCATCCTGGTCGGCAAGGACACGCGGATCTCCGGCTACATGTTCGAGTCTGCGCTGGAGGCCGGCCTGTCCGCCGCTGGCGCCGACGTGATGCTCCTGGGCCCCATGCCGACCCCGGCGATCGCCTACCTGACCCGCACTTTCCATGCCGAGGCGGGCATCGTGATCAGCGCTTCGCACAACCCGCACTACGACAACGGCATCAAGTTCTTCTCCGGCAAAGGAACCAAGTTGCCTGACGAGATCGAAATGATGATCGAGGAACTGCTCGATGCACCGATGACCGTCGTGGAATCGGCCAGTCTGGGCAAAGTGTCGCGAATCAACGACGCGGCGGGTCGTTATATCGAGTTCTGCAAGAGCAGCGTGCCGACCGGTACCAGTTTCGCCGGCCTGAAGCTGGTGGTCGACTGCGCCCACGGGGCCACCTACAAGATCGCGCCCAACGTATTCCGCGAGCTGGGTGCGCAGGTCAGCGTGCTGGCGGCACAGCCCAACGGGCTGAACATCAACGAGAGCTGCGGCTCGACCCATATCGAGGCCGTACAGGCCGCTGTGGTGGCCGAGAAGGCCGATCTGGGCATTGCCTTCGACGGTGATGGCGATCGGGTCCTGATGGTCGATCACACGGGTACGGTGGTCGATGGCGACGAGCTGATGTACATCATCGCCCGCGACATGCACCAGCGTGACCGTCTGCACGGTGGTGTGGTCGGTACCCTGATGAGCAACCTGGGCCTGGAACTGGGCTTGGCCGACCTGGGGATCCCTTTCGTGCGTGCCAACGTCGGCGACCGCTACGTCATTGCTGAACTGTTGGAGCGCAACTGGCTGCTCGGTGGCGAGAACTCCGGGCACGTGGTATGCCTGCAGCACACCACGACGGGGGACGCGATCATTGCTGCCCTGCAGGTGCTGATGGCGCTGCGCCGTGCAGGCCAGACCCTGGCCGAGGCGCGTCAACAGATCCGCAAGTGCCCGCAGGTGCTGATCAACGTCAGGTTTGCCGGTGGTGTCGATCCGGTGACCCATCCTTCCGTGCAGGAAGCCTGCGCCCGTGTAACCGACGAAATGGCTGGGCGTGGGCGGGTATTGCTGCGTAAATCCGGCACCGAACCGCTGGTACGGGTGATGGTCGAGGGTGAGGACGAGGCTCAGGTGCGCGGTTATGCTGAAGAGCTGGCCAAGCTGGTCGCTGAAGTTTGTGCCTGA
- the folP gene encoding dihydropteroate synthase produces MTSTLYPTRLPCGNRVLDLSRTHVMGILNATPDSFSDGGRYSLLDNALRHAEAMVAAGATLIDIGGESTRPGALPVSVQQELDRVAPLVERVAQSLDVVISVDTSTPQVITDTARLGAGLINDVRSLRRPGALEAAAAVGLPVCIMHMLGEPGDMQDNPHYQDLVGEVSGFLAERMQACEQAGIPAERIVLDPGFGFAKTLEHNLSLFKRMEALHALGRPLLVGVSRKSMIGGVLGRPVDQRLFGGLALAALAMTKGAKILRVHDVAETVDVVRMITAVESAE; encoded by the coding sequence ATGACTTCGACGCTGTACCCGACCCGGTTGCCTTGCGGCAACCGGGTTCTTGATTTATCCCGTACCCATGTGATGGGTATCCTCAACGCAACCCCCGACTCTTTCTCCGACGGTGGCCGCTACAGCCTGCTGGACAACGCGTTGCGCCATGCAGAAGCCATGGTTGCGGCGGGCGCCACGCTGATCGACATCGGCGGCGAGTCGACGCGTCCCGGTGCGCTGCCGGTTTCCGTGCAGCAGGAGCTGGATCGTGTCGCACCGCTGGTCGAGCGCGTCGCGCAGTCCCTCGATGTGGTGATTTCCGTGGATACTTCCACGCCGCAGGTGATCACCGATACGGCCCGCCTGGGCGCTGGCCTGATCAACGACGTGCGTTCGCTGCGTCGGCCTGGAGCCTTGGAAGCGGCAGCCGCAGTTGGCCTGCCGGTGTGCATCATGCACATGCTGGGCGAGCCCGGTGATATGCAGGATAATCCGCATTATCAGGACCTGGTGGGGGAAGTGAGCGGCTTTCTCGCCGAGCGCATGCAGGCCTGTGAGCAGGCTGGCATACCTGCCGAGCGTATCGTGCTGGATCCCGGCTTTGGCTTCGCCAAGACCCTGGAGCACAACCTCAGCCTGTTCAAACGCATGGAAGCCTTGCACGCATTGGGACGCCCCCTGTTGGTCGGCGTCTCGCGCAAGAGCATGATTGGCGGTGTGCTGGGTCGCCCGGTCGATCAGCGCCTGTTTGGCGGTCTGGCATTGGCTGCACTGGCCATGACCAAGGGCGCGAAAATTCTGCGTGTGCACGATGTGGCCGAGACAGTGGATGTCGTGCGCATGATCACAGCCGTCGAGTCGGCTGAATAA
- the ftsH gene encoding ATP-dependent zinc metalloprotease FtsH, translating to MAKNLILWLIIAAVLVTVMNNFSSPNEPQTLNYSEFIQQVKSGKVEKVAVDGYVITGKRTDGDTFKTIRPAIQDNGLIGDLVDNNVVIEGKQPEQQSIWTQLLVASFPILVIIAVFMFFMRQMQGGAGGKGGPMSFGKSKARLLSEDQVKTTLADVAGCDEAKEEVGELVEFLRDPGKFQRLGGRIPRGVLMVGPPGTGKTLLAKAIAGEAKVPFFTISGSDFVEMFVGVGASRVRDMFEQAKKHAPCIIFIDEIDAVGRHRGAGMGGGHDEREQTLNQLLVEMDGFEMNDGIIVIAATNRPDVLDPALLRPGRFDRQVVVGLPDIRGREQILKVHMRKVPMGENVNAAVIARGTPGFSGADLANLVNEASLFAARNGKRLVEMKEFELAKDKIMMGAERKTMVMSEKEKQNTAYHEAGHAIVGRLVPEHDPVYKVSIIPRGRALGVTMFLPEEDRYSLSKRALISQICSLYGGRIAEEMTLGFDGVTTGASNDIMRASQIARNMVTKWGLSEKLGPLMYTEDEDSGFLGRGASQNTSFSGETAKLIDSEVRSIIDHCYGTAKQLLTDNRDKLDAMAEALMKYETIDADQIDDIMAGRTPREPRDWEGGSGTNNGTPVTPDSRPEAPIGGPAAEH from the coding sequence ATGGCAAAGAATTTGATCCTGTGGTTGATCATCGCGGCGGTCCTGGTGACGGTGATGAACAACTTCTCCAGCCCGAACGAGCCGCAGACCCTCAACTACTCCGAATTCATCCAGCAGGTGAAGAGCGGCAAGGTCGAGAAGGTCGCCGTCGACGGCTACGTCATCACCGGCAAGCGCACCGATGGCGACACCTTCAAGACCATCCGCCCGGCGATCCAGGACAACGGCCTGATCGGCGACCTGGTCGACAACAACGTGGTCATCGAAGGCAAGCAGCCTGAGCAGCAGAGCATCTGGACCCAGCTGCTGGTCGCCAGCTTCCCGATTCTGGTGATCATCGCCGTGTTCATGTTCTTCATGCGCCAGATGCAGGGCGGAGCGGGCGGCAAGGGCGGCCCGATGAGCTTCGGCAAGAGCAAGGCGCGCCTGCTCTCCGAGGACCAGGTCAAGACCACCCTGGCCGACGTCGCCGGTTGCGACGAGGCCAAGGAGGAAGTTGGCGAGCTGGTCGAGTTCCTGCGCGACCCAGGCAAGTTCCAGCGTCTGGGCGGTCGTATCCCTCGCGGCGTGCTGATGGTCGGCCCGCCCGGTACGGGTAAAACCCTTTTGGCCAAGGCTATCGCGGGCGAAGCCAAGGTGCCGTTCTTCACCATTTCCGGTTCCGACTTCGTGGAAATGTTCGTGGGTGTTGGCGCCAGCCGCGTCCGCGACATGTTCGAGCAGGCCAAGAAGCACGCGCCCTGCATCATCTTCATCGACGAGATCGACGCCGTCGGTCGTCACCGTGGTGCCGGCATGGGCGGCGGTCACGACGAGCGGGAGCAGACCCTCAACCAGTTGCTGGTCGAGATGGACGGCTTCGAAATGAACGATGGCATCATCGTCATCGCCGCTACCAACCGTCCTGACGTACTCGACCCTGCACTGCTGCGTCCTGGTCGTTTCGACCGCCAGGTGGTGGTCGGCCTGCCGGACATTCGCGGTCGCGAGCAGATTCTCAAGGTGCACATGCGCAAGGTGCCGATGGGCGAGAACGTCAACGCGGCGGTCATCGCCCGTGGCACGCCTGGCTTCTCCGGTGCTGACCTGGCCAACCTGGTCAACGAGGCATCGCTGTTCGCTGCACGTAACGGCAAGCGTCTGGTCGAGATGAAGGAATTCGAATTGGCCAAGGACAAGATCATGATGGGCGCCGAGCGCAAGACCATGGTCATGTCCGAGAAAGAGAAGCAGAACACCGCTTACCACGAAGCCGGTCACGCCATCGTCGGTCGCCTCGTGCCAGAGCACGACCCGGTCTACAAGGTGTCGATCATCCCGCGTGGTCGTGCATTGGGCGTCACCATGTTCCTGCCCGAAGAAGATCGCTACAGCCTGTCCAAGCGCGCGCTGATCAGCCAGATCTGCTCGCTGTACGGCGGCCGCATCGCCGAAGAAATGACCCTCGGCTTCGATGGTGTCACCACGGGTGCGTCCAACGACATCATGCGCGCCAGCCAGATCGCCCGGAACATGGTCACCAAGTGGGGCCTGTCCGAGAAGCTCGGCCCGCTGATGTACACCGAAGACGAAGATTCGGGCTTCCTGGGGCGTGGCGCCAGCCAGAACACCAGCTTCTCGGGTGAAACCGCCAAGCTTATCGACTCGGAAGTGCGCAGCATCATCGACCACTGCTACGGTACGGCCAAGCAACTGCTGACCGACAACCGCGACAAGCTCGACGCCATGGCCGAAGCGCTGATGAAGTACGAGACCATCGACGCCGACCAGATCGACGACATCATGGCCGGCCGCACACCGCGCGAGCCGCGTGACTGGGAAGGTGGTTCGGGCACCAATAACGGTACGCCGGTCACTCCGGATTCCCGTCCCGAGGCGCCTATTGGCGGTCCTGCTGCTGAACACTAA